Proteins from a genomic interval of Staphylococcus debuckii:
- a CDS encoding methylated-DNA--[protein]-cysteine S-methyltransferase — translation MYITDYQSPVGILTLESDGENLTGVYYEGQLNKDNPHLEKINQDEQEIFKKVSTWLDAYFEGKNPEINFPYKAVGTEFREQVWNELTKIPYGKTVTYGEIAKKLAEMRGKKKMAAQAVGGAVGSNPISIIIPCHRVVGQNNSLTGYGGGLEIKKQLLAYEHHNSDNFKE, via the coding sequence ATGTATATTACTGATTATCAATCACCAGTTGGTATCTTGACATTAGAATCAGATGGTGAAAACTTAACTGGAGTTTATTATGAAGGACAATTGAATAAAGATAACCCACATTTAGAAAAGATAAATCAAGATGAGCAGGAGATATTCAAGAAAGTAAGTACATGGTTGGATGCATACTTTGAAGGAAAGAATCCAGAAATCAACTTTCCTTATAAAGCTGTGGGAACAGAGTTCAGAGAACAAGTCTGGAACGAACTTACTAAGATTCCATATGGCAAGACAGTGACATATGGAGAAATTGCCAAAAAGCTTGCTGAAATGCGCGGCAAAAAGAAAATGGCGGCACAAGCAGTAGGCGGGGCTGTCGGTAGCAATCCGATTTCTATTATCATTCCATGTCATCGTGTAGTTGGTCAAAATAACAGTTTAACTGGATATGGCGGTGGGCTCGAAATTAAGAAACAACTATTAGCCTATGAACATCATAATTCAGACAATTTTAAAGAGTAG
- a CDS encoding alpha/beta hydrolase, whose product MTEKLLSIKTKDDFILKTHVIPAAEKPKGVIVYYHGGGLISGSPTDLNENIVKILTQSFHLVLAPYRLAPESDFETIISDAIAVFDEIDKLYSDLPLFTFGRSSGGYLAIQIANHRKVDGILDFYGYSQIDLTEFRHEHEIFKRKTSKLTEPMIQLMLQSSPITSGPTQIRYPLYLYTRGNALWYEYVGIEDASASRFNLSDAALKKLPPIFIAHAVNDIDVPYSEALRLHHSVLNSSLVSIPTDEHDFDRVMTPEVAEVYQKAVDFLIGLLT is encoded by the coding sequence ATGACTGAAAAATTATTATCTATCAAAACCAAAGATGATTTCATTTTAAAAACTCATGTAATTCCAGCTGCCGAGAAACCGAAAGGCGTTATTGTTTATTACCATGGGGGTGGGTTGATTTCCGGTTCTCCAACTGATTTAAATGAAAATATTGTTAAGATACTTACACAATCTTTTCACTTAGTACTGGCACCTTACCGTCTCGCTCCAGAATCTGATTTTGAAACTATTATTTCAGATGCAATCGCCGTATTTGATGAAATTGATAAATTATATTCTGACTTACCCCTATTTACTTTCGGTCGTTCTTCAGGCGGTTATCTAGCTATTCAAATAGCCAATCATAGAAAAGTAGACGGTATCTTAGATTTCTATGGCTATAGTCAAATAGATTTAACTGAATTTCGTCATGAACATGAAATTTTCAAACGCAAAACTTCAAAGCTGACTGAACCTATGATCCAACTTATGTTGCAATCTTCTCCTATTACTTCCGGTCCGACTCAAATTCGTTACCCGCTCTATCTGTATACGAGAGGTAATGCTTTATGGTATGAATATGTCGGAATAGAAGACGCTTCTGCAAGTCGCTTTAATCTTTCAGATGCAGCACTCAAAAAGCTTCCACCTATTTTTATCGCACACGCTGTAAACGATATCGATGTACCTTACAGTGAAGCTTTAAGATTGCATCATTCAGTTTTAAACAGTTCTCTTGTAAGTATTCCAACAGATGAACATGATTTCGATAGAGTAATGACTCCAGAAGTAGCAGAAGTTTATCAAAAGGCCGTTGATTTTTTAATAGGACTGCTCACTTAG